CTTGCGGGGAGGGCCTGACTGGTTTTTCTCGTTAAGGTCAGCCCTTGCAGCTTTTGTTAAGAATTGGCCTTCTTTCACTGCAGGGGCTTTGCTTTTTGTGAGTCCGGATTATGGGCGTCTTTCCCCATAAAGCTTGAGCCGGGGTGCTTGCCTGCTTATACCGATAAGCGACAGCACGAGATATTGGGACCATCCCCGCAGGGTGAAAACGATTCATAACGTTCTGCCGCGGAAGATAACATGCCAGCCAAGAAATCTGAACAAGCAGACATTCCTCAAGCGCCGCGTCCGGTATCGGAAGAAACCATTCTGAAAGTTGCCAAGGAAGTGGTGATCAAGTTTATCGAAGTGGGGCGTTTATCTCCGGCGAATTTCGACGAAACCTTCCGCAGTATCCATCAATCCGTCCGCAACTCCGTTCATTCCTGACAAGTTAAGCTCGGGATGGAGCCTCTTTTAAATCCAGCGCTCAATTTTTTCCCGGAACAGGTCAAAACCGTTCATGTGATGGGTATCTGTGGGACCGGGGTTGGCGCTCTTGCGGGGATGCTCAAGGAGCGCGGCTTTCTCGTAACCGGTTCCGATCAGCAGGTCTATCCGCCGATGAGCGATTTTCTGGCCTCTTCCGGAATCAGTGTTGCCGAAGGGTATGCGGCGGAGAATCTCAGCTATCAGCCAGATCTGGTAATTGTAGGCAATGTGATTACCAGAAAAAATCCCGAGGCAATTGCCCTTGCCGAACTGCAACTCCCCTATGTTTCCATGCCCCAGGCGGTCAGCCATTATTGTATTCAAGACAGCCGGTCTCTGGTCGTAACCGGCACCCACGGTAAAACTACCACCTCATCACTTCTGGCCACCGCCCTTGCCGATGCCGGGCTTGCTCCGGGGTTTATGATCGGCGGGCTGGTGAAGGCCTTCGGGCGCAATTTCAACATCGGCGATGGTCGTTATTTTGTCTGCGAGGGTGATGAGTACGACACGGCATTTTTCGACAAGGGGCCGAAGTTTCTTCACTACCGACCGGAAACGGCTGTGATCACAAGCATTGAGTTCGATCACGCAGATATTTATGCAGATCTTGAAGCGATCAAGGAGTCGTTTCGGAAGCTGGTGGCGATCATGCCCGAGAACGGGTGTCTGGTTGCTCATCTGGATGATCCGATTGTAGCCGAGGTCGTCCGCAACGCCGGGTGTGAGGTGGCGGGATATGGAAAGCGGCAGGGCGTGGAATGGCGACTTGGTGAAGTTGATGTCGGCAGTGAGTGCACGCGCTTTTCGGTATACCGGCGGGAGCAGTTTGTCGGCGAGTTCACCAGTATCTTGCCGGGGGTTCATAACGCCTTGAATTCACTCGCCGTGATCGCTGTGCTGAGTCGGCTTGGCCTGAATTACGAGCAGATCGGTAAAGGGTTGAGATCATTCCGGGGGGTCAACCGTCGACAGGAGGTGAGGGGGATGGCGAGGGGGGTCACCGTGATCGATGATTTTGCCCACCATCCGACAGCGGTTCGGGAAACACTTGCGGCACTTAAAGAGGCGTATCGGGGAAAACGATTGATTGCCGTATTCGAACCGCGCACCAATTCAAGCAGGCGCAGGGTTTTTCAGGATGTGTATCCTCATTGCTTTGCGGCCGCCGATCTTGTCCTGATTCGTGATCCGGAGCCGTTAAAAACTCTCGGAGTCGATGAGCGGTTCTCGGCGGAGAAGCTGGTGGAAGATTTGAAAGTAAATAATGTCGAGGCTTATTTTTTTAAGTCAACGGATACGGTGCTCGATTATCTGGGCGACAATTGTATACCGGGGGATGTAGTTGCTGTATTATCCAATGGAGGTTTCGACAATATTCATACCCGCCTTCTGGACCTTCTGGGCAACTGAAAAAATCCATGGCTGAAAGCCTTTGTACCACAGTGTGAAGCTGATGACGAGGCCGGCTGCATTCGTGGTGGGTCAGGCTCCCAGTATTTTCTTGACAACCTAACCGGGGTGGTTTAAACCAACCATCGATTTGCTTTCTGGTGCCGCGCAGGGGAGAGAAGTTCGTAAGACTGAAACGGTGCCTGGATTCCCGACATTCAAGCCGGGTTTTCACGATCAGCTGATGTAAGGTTTCTGACCAGAATTACCTTGGCCTCTCAATGGAGGGTGTTATCGTGGGACAACAAGCTCAAACAGATCTTCTGTATGTCGCGGCCTTCTTTCTTGGCGGCCTGCTCTTTGCCATCGGCCCTTTCATTATTTCCATTCTCTTTGCTCCCAGAAATACCAGAAATACTATCGATAAAACCGGTCAGCTCATTGAATGCGGCATGGTACCGATCGGGGATGCCTGGATCCGCTTCGGGATTATCTACTACCTGTATGCCCTGATGTTCCTTGCTTTTGACGTCGATGTGCTTTTTCTCTTTCCGGTTGCGATGACTTACAATGACGGATTCGTGATCAGGGATTTTGTTGAACTGGTGATCTTTGTCGGAATTCTATCTCTTGCAGTGGTCTATGCATGGAAAAAGGGAGTATTCAATTGGGGAAGGAAAACTTACAACCAGCAATAGTCCAGTTCGCCGCTCTCGACAAGCTTCTGGCTCTCGGGCGGGCTAACTCCTTGTGGCCGATGACTTTCGGCCTTGCCTGTTGCGCCATTGAAATGATGGCGGCAGGGGCTGCCCGGTTTGATCTGGCCAGGTTCGGTGCGGAAGTGTTCAGACCGTCTCCAAGGCAGTGTGACGTCATGATCGTTGCCGGGACAATCAGCAAGAAAATGGCCCCGGCTGTCCAGACCCTCTACGACCAGATGCCGGAACCCAAATGGGTCATCGCCATGGGCAACTGCGC
This genomic interval from Pseudomonadota bacterium contains the following:
- the mpl gene encoding UDP-N-acetylmuramate:L-alanyl-gamma-D-glutamyl-meso-diaminopimelate ligase, with amino-acid sequence MEPLLNPALNFFPEQVKTVHVMGICGTGVGALAGMLKERGFLVTGSDQQVYPPMSDFLASSGISVAEGYAAENLSYQPDLVIVGNVITRKNPEAIALAELQLPYVSMPQAVSHYCIQDSRSLVVTGTHGKTTTSSLLATALADAGLAPGFMIGGLVKAFGRNFNIGDGRYFVCEGDEYDTAFFDKGPKFLHYRPETAVITSIEFDHADIYADLEAIKESFRKLVAIMPENGCLVAHLDDPIVAEVVRNAGCEVAGYGKRQGVEWRLGEVDVGSECTRFSVYRREQFVGEFTSILPGVHNALNSLAVIAVLSRLGLNYEQIGKGLRSFRGVNRRQEVRGMARGVTVIDDFAHHPTAVRETLAALKEAYRGKRLIAVFEPRTNSSRRRVFQDVYPHCFAAADLVLIRDPEPLKTLGVDERFSAEKLVEDLKVNNVEAYFFKSTDTVLDYLGDNCIPGDVVAVLSNGGFDNIHTRLLDLLGN
- a CDS encoding NADH-quinone oxidoreductase subunit A; protein product: MEGVIVGQQAQTDLLYVAAFFLGGLLFAIGPFIISILFAPRNTRNTIDKTGQLIECGMVPIGDAWIRFGIIYYLYALMFLAFDVDVLFLFPVAMTYNDGFVIRDFVELVIFVGILSLAVVYAWKKGVFNWGRKTYNQQ
- the nuoB gene encoding NADH-quinone oxidoreductase subunit NuoB → MEKGSIQLGKENLQPAIVQFAALDKLLALGRANSLWPMTFGLACCAIEMMAAGAARFDLARFGAEVFRPSPRQCDVMIVAGTISKKMAPAVQTLYDQMPEPKWVIAMGNCAISGGPFVFEGQYGIVEGAEELFPVDVFIPGCPPRPEALIEGILELEEKVTGYRRWPRVEAG